A genomic window from Chanodichthys erythropterus isolate Z2021 chromosome 1, ASM2448905v1, whole genome shotgun sequence includes:
- the si:ch211-168f7.5 gene encoding dapper homolog 2, with translation MAGRRGCVNSLWSGSERVRIGERLKATLAGIMELDLLRGRQLEMVDAVLDVNGAPAHQGEGQESAAEDGAATSHRQQSLSPANPDLSCLGTTGEGISSRWSTLSWDIPPDLLSSQTPDFPGTTPLDCDSRPSSGFYSVSGSSLSDSCYSVSSEAAPGGSVKVSCRPRSLDHSATHWREVESLSTECPEGTVEKQERRPFSTGDLELNSLVFLTDLCSSLGGIHPVSLLPSSNSSPQLQLDPKFCSDLVSRKTKEVYPYPSPLHAVALQSPLFTTCQEPSPTRLSPSPESEQPEEPELDQPPVKNQPPASPSFTQLEKYINRLVHQHHCRVAAETSSRGHQINIAGAGYEGLHPRSASSSSLSGGSVTPCKSILGNSARVSLSSIGKHASRNSINLGNLPSVTGEDFNISFHLNLNLNLNPNLNKTLSFDAKNVKEEVSGSCGHLSANIVTPTASPSSSTSTITSTPNWSRRPRISTCPSSVNHRGSLEITGKTFAPVGFSKSLDWSGASREEAEGCPPVKASDSPPKLNEDSAVVCEISRVSGLPRSVVLGLMEEGVELDAECFRNERERGVGSASPSNVPTLHSSRSSFQHPFGLERTNLTPPSNAWTGAGTGQDYISQQHRLQVSHSDCHSALTSQSGSPHSDNSGHTPTRSSPILPFPHNQSDPASSPGSSHTRVHSPPRLLSNSPFTPAQLSVFRRDSPSQCSLPRFHPCSSPLEGPIRPRGGSLRQNAGAGWRPQERGWRRSGDGERLYQGKHASRELIRASTVSSYSGRDYGTGWEDEMSTQTPKKGGKFWKGFETRFWGREEEDEERDERAGGFGWRHTSLKETSSSRQDQRGNNSKKKGTSWDSRSSSLRLSRRALFRSESQGILNPHSQKRESNQWRSSFEISRAGRGSERTRNLVQKEEKHHSSTASLFHLSRSQSLEGSSHSLSPLSSPSLSPSPPPSAPLTRSRSFRDLGRKVFGSMRSLSFNKNHKSKKKD, from the exons ATGGCCGGACGCCGCGGTTGTGTGAATTCCCTATGGTCAGGGAGCGAGCGGGTTCGTATCGGAGAGCGGCTGAAAGCCACTCTGGCCGGCATAATGGAGCTGGACCTTCTCAGAGGACGACAGCTGGAGATGGTGGATGCGGTACTGGACGTGAATGGAGCGCCCGCTCACCAGGGGGAAGGACAGGAAAGCGCCGCCGAGGATGGTGCCGCAACCTCCCACAGGCAACAG AGCCTGTCCCCTGCAAACCCTGATCTGTCATGCCTTGGCACTACAGGAGAGGGGATAAGCTCACGCTGGTCCACGTTGTCCTGGGACATCCCGCCTGATCTGCTGTCTTCTCAAACCCCAGACTTCCCTGGCACCACACCGCTTGACTGCGACTCTAGACCCAGCTCAG GTTTTTACTCAGTCAGTGGGAGTTCTCTGTCAGACTCTTGTTACTCTGTATCCAGCGAGGCGGCTCCAGGAGGTTCAGTGAAAGTCAGCTGTAGGCCTCGCTCACTGGATCATAGTGCCACTCATTGGAGGGAGGTTGAATCTCTTAGTACAGAGTGTCCTGAGGGCACAGTGGAGAAACAAGAAAGAAGGCCATTTTCTACTG GGGATCTTGAGCTCAATAGCCTCGTGTTCCTGACAGACCTTTGTTCCAGTTTGGGAGGGATTCATCCAGTCTCTCTTTTACCTTCTTCCAACTCCAGTCCACAGCTTCAGCTGGATCCCAAGTTTTGCTCTGACCTAGTTTCTCGGAAGACAAAAGAGGTGTACCCTTACCCTAGTCCACTCCATGCTGTGGCCCTCCAGAGCCCCCTGTTCACAACCTGCCAGGAACCATCCCCCACCCGCCTCTCACCCAGTCCAGAGAGTGAGCAGCCTGAGGAGCCAGAGCTTGATCAACCTCCTGTGAAGAACCAGCCTCCAGCCTCTCCTTCCTTTACTCAGCTGGAGAAATACATCAATAGATTAGTCCATCAGCATCACTGCAGGGTGGCTGCTGAAACTTCCAGTCGTGGACACCAAATAAACATTGCAGGTGCTGGTTATGAGGGACTCCACCCAAGAAGTGCTTCCTCTTCCAGCCTGTCTGGAGGTAGTGTGACTCCTTGTAAGTCTATTCTGGGCAATTCAGCAAGAGTCAGCCTCAGCAGTATTGGTAAACATGCAAGTCGCAATTCCATCAACCTCGGAAACTTGCCCTCTGTGACAGGGGAGGATTTCAACATCAGCTTCCATTTGAATCTGAATTTGAACCTAAATCCGAACCTGAACAAGACTTTAAGTTTTGATGCTAAAAATGTGAAAGAAGAGGTCTCAGGATCATGTGGGCATCTCTCCGCCAACATAGTCACTCCAACTGCTTCCCCTTCCTCTTCAACGTCCACCATCACCAGCACTCCAAACTGGAGCAGGAGACCAAGGATCTCCACCTGCCCTTCCTCAGTGAACCATCGTGGGTCTCTGGAGATAACTGGAAAGACCTTTGCTCCAGTGGGATTCTCCAAGTCTCTAGACTGGAGTGGAGCCTCAAGGGAAGAGGCAGAGGGTTGTCCCCCAGTCAAAGCTTCAGACAGCCCTCCCAAACTTAATGAGGACTCTGCAGTTGTATGTGAAATCTCTCGTGTATCTGGATTGCCAAGATCTGTAGTTCTGGGTTTGATGGAGGAGGGGGTGGAGTTGGATGCCGAATGTTTTAGGAATGAACGAGAAAGAGGTGTAGGTTCTGCTTCTCCAAGTAACGTTCCTACACTGCACTCTTCCCGGTCTTCATTTCAACACCCGTTTGGATTAGAACGAACTAATCTGACACCACCATCAAATGCCTGGACAGGTGCAGGCACAGGACAGGATTACATATCTCAACAGCATCGCCTACAAGTTTCCCATTCGGATTGCCATTCGGCACTGACATCACAGTCAGGTAGCCCTCATTCGGACAATTCTGGACACACGCCTACTCGTTCTTCTCCCATCCTGCCTTTCCCACATAATCAATCGGACCCTGCTTCCTCTCCAGGCTCCTCTCACACCAGAGTCCACTCCCCTCCTCGGCTACTTTCAAATTCACCTTTCACTCCTGCCCAGTTGTCAGTATTCCGGCGGGACTCCCCATCTCAGTGCTCTCTTCCACGCTTTCATCCATGTAGTTCCCCACTGGAGGGTCCCATTCGACCTCGTGGAGGTTCTCTCAGGCAGAACGCAGGGGCTGGATGGAGGCCTCAAGAAAGAGGCTGGAGGAGGAGTGGGGATGGAGAGAGGCTCTACCAGGGAAAACATGCCTCCAGAGAACTTATCCGAGCATCAACGGTGAGTAGCTATTCGGGAAGAGACTACGGCACTGGATGGGAGGATGAAATGAGCACTCAAACACCTAAAAAGGGTGGAAAGTTTTGGAAGGGGTTTGAAACACGATTTTGGGGAagagaggaggaggatgaagagagagatgagagagcTGGAGGATTTGGTTGGAGGCACACCTCTTTGAAAGAAACATCATCCAGTAGGCAAGATCAAAGAGGAAACAACTCGAAAAAGAAAGGAACAAGTTGGGACAGTCGGAGTTCCAGCCTTCGGTTGTCCAGACGAGCATTATTTCGAAGTGAGTCTCAGGGAATTCTCAATCCACATTCTCAGAAACGGGAAAGCAATCAGTGGCGTTCCTCATTTGAGATCAGCCGTGCAGGACGAGGCTCTGAACGTACTCGCAATCTTGTGCAAAAGGAAGAGAAACATCATTCTTCAACTGCGAGTCTTTTTCATCTCTCTCGCTCCCAGAGCCTGGAGGGAAGCAGTCACTCCCTTTCTCCTCTTTCGTCCCCTTCCCTCTCACCCTCGCCACCCCCATCAGCTCCTCTCACCCGTTCCAGATCGTTCCGTGACCTTGGAAGGAAAGTGTTTGGCTCTATGAGGTCCCTCAGTTTCAATAAAAACCACAAGTCAAAAAAGAAAGATTAG
- the map1lc3cl gene encoding microtubule-associated proteins 1A/1B light chain 3C, whose product MPPYEKSMEIMPFKQRKCLATRKDEVCNIRSKFPNKLPVIVERYLQEKKLPLLDKTKFLVPNELTLGQFLSLLRSKIALEASQALYLLISGRNMSCLSTSMGEVYSQFRDPDGFLYITYASQDMFG is encoded by the exons ATGCCTCCCTACGAGAAATCCATGGAAATTATGCCTTTCAAGCAAAGGAAGTGCCTGG CAACAAGAAAAGATGAAGTCTGCAATATTCGATCAAAGTTCCCCAACAAATTACCG GTAATTGTGGAGCGATACCTTCAGGAGAAAAAGCTTCCCCTACTGGACAAAACCAAATTTCTTGTCCCAAATGAGCTGACATTAGGGCAGTTCCTCAGTCTGCTCAG AAGTAAGATAGCGCTAGAGGCATCTCAAGCTCTGTACCTACTGATCTCAGGAAGGAACATGTCCTGTTTGTCAACCAGTATGGGAGAAGTTTATTCACAGTTCAGAGACCCTGATGGCTTCCTCTACATAACCTATGCATCCCAGGACATGTTTGGGTGA